One segment of Dolichospermum sp. DET69 DNA contains the following:
- a CDS encoding HigA family addiction module antidote protein, giving the protein MENNLLHNPHPGKVLKYEFLEELDISENTLAVNLDLTYPTIQGNITGRLKITADINLCLWLYFRFSDGYFLRLQNAY; this is encoded by the coding sequence ATGGAAAACAACTTACTACATAATCCCCATCCTGGTAAAGTTTTAAAATATGAATTTTTAGAAGAATTAGATATCAGCGAAAATACTTTAGCTGTTAATTTAGATTTAACTTATCCTACTATTCAAGGAAATATTACAGGTAGACTTAAAATAACAGCAGATATAAATTTATGCCTTTGGCTCTATTTTAGATTTTCAGATGGTTATTTTTTAAGATTGCAAAATGCTTATTAA
- a CDS encoding sugar ABC transporter substrate-binding protein yields MISLILVACVNGKNDDRILDVWVHAGQEAERQTIAAQVERFNQSENDIKVQLTFIPEGSYNSQIQAAALSRDLPDILEFDGPFVYNYVWQKNLIPIDNIISPEVKDDLLPSIIEQGTYHHHLYSVGTFDSGLGLYGNRKQLETAGVSIPKNNTNAWTVAEFNQVLAKLTEKDPNKDGQVLDLKLNYGGEWFTYGFAPIIHSAGGSLLRQKGETLEAEGAINGEKAIQAIAHLQSWLQNNYVDPNLDDAAFTSGRVALSWVGHWAYAGYAKALGNDLVLLPLPNFGTGSKTGQGSWNWGITSNCKNPKAAMKFLEFLLKPQEVLAMTNANGAVPATKSAIAQSPLYQEGGPLRLFSAQLLNGNTVPRPRTPGYAVVTSAFQQAFNNIRNGVDVEKALKKAAINIDIDIEDNQGYPQVS; encoded by the coding sequence TTGATTTCTCTGATCTTGGTTGCTTGTGTAAACGGTAAAAATGACGATCGCATTTTGGATGTTTGGGTTCATGCTGGCCAAGAAGCAGAACGCCAGACCATCGCTGCACAGGTGGAACGGTTCAACCAGTCAGAAAATGACATTAAGGTGCAATTGACCTTTATTCCCGAAGGTTCTTACAATTCTCAAATTCAAGCTGCGGCACTTTCTAGAGATTTACCAGATATTTTAGAATTTGATGGCCCTTTTGTTTATAACTACGTTTGGCAAAAGAATCTAATTCCCATTGATAATATAATTTCCCCAGAGGTAAAAGATGATTTGCTACCTTCTATTATTGAACAGGGAACTTATCATCATCACCTTTATTCAGTTGGTACATTTGACTCTGGTTTAGGACTCTATGGCAACCGTAAACAGTTAGAAACCGCAGGAGTTTCCATTCCTAAAAATAATACTAATGCTTGGACAGTGGCAGAGTTTAACCAAGTATTGGCTAAGTTAACCGAGAAAGACCCTAATAAAGATGGGCAAGTGCTTGATCTAAAATTAAACTATGGTGGTGAATGGTTTACCTATGGTTTCGCTCCCATTATCCATTCTGCTGGGGGTTCTTTACTCCGTCAAAAGGGTGAAACATTGGAAGCTGAGGGAGCAATTAATGGAGAAAAAGCAATTCAAGCGATCGCACACTTGCAATCTTGGTTACAAAATAACTATGTTGATCCTAACCTGGATGATGCTGCCTTTACCAGTGGTAGAGTAGCTCTTTCTTGGGTTGGTCATTGGGCTTATGCTGGTTATGCTAAAGCATTGGGGAATGATTTAGTTTTATTACCCTTACCTAATTTTGGCACAGGCTCAAAAACTGGACAAGGTTCTTGGAATTGGGGAATTACTAGTAATTGCAAAAACCCCAAAGCCGCGATGAAATTCTTAGAATTTTTGTTAAAACCCCAGGAAGTATTAGCCATGACTAATGCTAATGGTGCAGTTCCAGCTACCAAAAGTGCGATCGCTCAATCTCCACTTTATCAAGAAGGTGGTCCCCTACGTTTATTTTCTGCCCAACTCTTAAACGGAAACACTGTACCCCGTCCTCGTACTCCTGGATATGCGGTAGTAACTTCAGCATTTCAACAAGCATTTAATAATATTCGCAATGGTGTGGATGTGGAAAAAGCTTTAAAAAAAGCCGCTATTAACATTGACATTGATATTGAAGATAATCAAGGTTATCCCCAAGTGAGTTAG
- a CDS encoding type II toxin-antitoxin system HicA family toxin, which produces MTKLPTITGEELIAALEKAGFYIVRQKGSHVRMKHEDNRVVSIPSHSGKTIGKGLLVKIIRDADLTKDELIELLH; this is translated from the coding sequence ATGACTAAATTACCAACAATTACAGGAGAAGAACTGATTGCTGCATTAGAAAAAGCAGGTTTTTATATAGTCAGACAAAAGGGAAGTCATGTAAGAATGAAACATGAAGATAATCGAGTTGTTTCTATTCCTTCCCATAGTGGTAAAACTATCGGAAAAGGTTTATTAGTAAAAATAATTCGAGATGCAGATTTAACTAAAGATGAACTGATAGAACTTTTACATTAG
- a CDS encoding carbohydrate ABC transporter permease, which yields MSISQSQVQKIIGKVVIYLILTLLAFLFVAPILFMIVGSLKPDDLVLIESGSIKAFIPDQISFQNYQNVFERVNFTRFFFNSLFITSMIVLVGLLVNSMAAYAFARMQWQGRDILFAVVLALMIIPFEAIAVPLFFQITLVGLRNTYIAQIVPFIANSLAIYLFYTFFIGLPKELEEAAKVDGASTFQTFFAIIVPVSKPVFATVAILTFLTQWGSFLWPVMVTVGENVRPLPVAIAEFQTLPPLQWGDIMAFGVMMVAPVLIIFLIFQKWFVKGVASSGVKG from the coding sequence ATGTCTATTTCTCAATCACAAGTACAAAAAATAATTGGCAAAGTCGTTATATATTTGATCTTGACTTTGTTAGCTTTTTTATTTGTTGCCCCAATTTTATTTATGATTGTGGGTAGTTTGAAACCTGATGATTTAGTATTGATAGAATCTGGAAGTATTAAGGCATTTATTCCTGATCAAATATCTTTTCAAAACTATCAAAATGTTTTTGAACGGGTTAATTTTACGAGATTTTTCTTTAACTCCCTGTTCATTACCAGTATGATTGTATTGGTGGGTTTATTGGTCAATTCAATGGCAGCTTATGCTTTTGCCAGAATGCAATGGCAAGGTAGAGATATATTATTTGCTGTAGTTTTAGCTTTAATGATTATTCCCTTTGAAGCTATAGCTGTACCCTTGTTTTTTCAAATTACTTTAGTTGGGTTGCGTAATACTTATATTGCCCAAATTGTCCCATTTATTGCTAATTCTTTGGCGATTTATTTGTTTTACACCTTTTTTATTGGCTTACCCAAAGAATTAGAAGAAGCAGCAAAAGTAGATGGAGCAAGTACATTTCAGACCTTTTTTGCCATAATTGTCCCCGTTTCTAAACCTGTATTTGCTACCGTAGCAATTCTCACCTTCTTAACACAATGGGGTTCATTTTTATGGCCTGTAATGGTGACAGTGGGGGAAAATGTCCGTCCTTTACCAGTAGCAATAGCCGAATTTCAAACCCTACCACCATTACAATGGGGCGATATTATGGCCTTTGGAGTTATGATGGTAGCACCAGTTTTAATTATCTTTTTAATCTTCCAAAAATGGTTTGTAAAAGGAGTTGCATCTTCAGGAGTCAAAGGCTAA
- a CDS encoding YbjQ family protein, whose protein sequence is MLLTTTDVIQGAVIQSYLGIVTAEVVYGSNFLRDFLASIRDIVGGRTGSYERLFEEGQRKAMEELEQRAQRLGADAVIGIAVDTGTINVDQSGVLLVITATGTAVKIR, encoded by the coding sequence ATGCTTTTAACTACTACTGATGTGATTCAAGGGGCTGTAATTCAATCATACTTGGGCATTGTGACAGCAGAAGTTGTCTATGGTAGCAATTTTCTTCGAGATTTTTTAGCAAGTATTCGGGATATTGTTGGTGGCCGCACTGGTAGCTATGAGCGTCTCTTTGAAGAAGGACAACGGAAAGCAATGGAAGAATTAGAACAGAGAGCGCAACGCTTAGGTGCTGATGCTGTTATTGGTATTGCAGTTGATACGGGAACAATTAACGTTGATCAATCTGGTGTTTTATTAGTAATTACAGCCACAGGTACAGCCGTAAAAATTCGTTGA
- the sufC gene encoding Fe-S cluster assembly ATPase SufC, whose product MIIENSDLILSVKGLTANVDETPILKGLDLEVRAGEVHAIMGPNGSGKSTFSKVLAGHPAYTVTGGEVVFQGKNLLEMGAEERARGGVFLAFQYPLEIPGVSNLDFLRVAYNSRRKAQGLEEVDAFDFDDLVEEKLDIVKMNSSFLNRSVNEGFSGGEKKRNEILQMAILEPKLAILDETDSGLDIDALKIVANGVNRLTNSENATIMITHYQRLLDYIVPDFVHVMAQGRIIRSGGKELALELESRGYDWVLEEALGVGV is encoded by the coding sequence ATGATTATTGAGAATAGTGATTTGATTTTGTCGGTTAAGGGTTTGACGGCTAATGTTGATGAAACTCCTATTTTGAAGGGGTTGGATTTGGAGGTTCGTGCTGGGGAAGTTCACGCGATTATGGGACCTAATGGTTCGGGGAAAAGTACGTTTTCTAAGGTTTTGGCGGGACATCCAGCTTATACTGTTACTGGTGGTGAGGTGGTTTTTCAAGGAAAAAATCTTTTGGAAATGGGTGCGGAGGAAAGAGCTAGAGGTGGTGTGTTTTTAGCTTTTCAATATCCTCTGGAAATTCCTGGTGTTAGTAATTTGGATTTTTTACGGGTTGCTTATAATTCTCGTCGCAAAGCTCAGGGTTTGGAAGAGGTTGATGCTTTCGATTTTGATGATTTGGTTGAGGAAAAGTTGGATATTGTGAAGATGAATTCTTCTTTTCTTAACCGCAGTGTGAATGAGGGTTTTTCTGGTGGGGAAAAGAAGCGGAATGAAATTCTGCAAATGGCAATTTTAGAACCAAAGTTGGCGATTTTAGATGAAACTGATTCTGGTTTGGATATTGACGCTCTGAAAATTGTCGCTAATGGGGTTAATCGCCTAACCAATTCCGAAAATGCCACAATTATGATTACTCACTATCAGCGTCTTCTTGATTATATTGTCCCTGATTTTGTTCACGTTATGGCGCAGGGACGGATTATTAGAAGTGGTGGTAAGGAATTAGCTCTTGAGTTAGAATCTCGCGGTTATGATTGGGTATTGGAAGAAGCTTTAGGGGTGGGTGTGTAA
- a CDS encoding carbonic anhydrase — MNKTINQCLCCHPLASRRHFLKSFLPAAVAFTVLQSATPVKAEVNQAQALVLSCIDFRFMTAEQYFLMNKNLGGKYDWTALAGASLAVTGFPHQSDAEAFWDQLDISYRLHHIHKVIIIDHQDCGAYAMMIDSNLSKDKERELQVHTDYLNQAYSSIRSRYPQMEIELYFATLNSAEFQQILPTLP; from the coding sequence ATGAATAAAACTATCAATCAATGTCTTTGTTGTCATCCCTTAGCTAGTCGTCGTCATTTTCTGAAATCGTTTCTTCCCGCAGCAGTCGCTTTTACTGTTCTCCAATCAGCGACACCAGTGAAAGCTGAAGTTAATCAAGCTCAAGCTTTAGTTCTAAGTTGTATTGACTTTCGGTTCATGACAGCAGAGCAATATTTTTTAATGAATAAAAATTTAGGTGGTAAATATGATTGGACAGCCTTAGCAGGAGCTTCTCTAGCTGTAACTGGATTTCCTCATCAATCTGATGCTGAAGCATTTTGGGATCAATTAGATATTTCCTATAGACTGCACCATATTCACAAAGTGATAATTATTGATCATCAAGATTGTGGAGCTTATGCCATGATGATTGACTCTAATTTAAGTAAAGATAAAGAACGAGAGTTGCAAGTACATACAGATTATTTAAATCAAGCTTATTCATCAATTCGTAGTCGCTATCCTCAGATGGAAATTGAACTGTATTTTGCAACTCTCAACTCGGCAGAATTTCAACAAATTTTACCAACACTTCCATAA
- the sufR gene encoding iron-sulfur cluster biosynthesis transcriptional regulator SufR, which produces MATTQQSTTKQDILEYLLKQVQATSLKLAEVLDVSPQAIRRHLKDLEADNLVIYFIPENSGMGRPQHLYQLSQRGREQLQRNSTSLINGYGEFAVSLLDTLAETVGSEQVKTILRKQWERKAQEYWERVGHGSLKERVANLVELRKAEGFMAEFHAVDSNINDDEKYVFIEHTCAISNVAESFPSVCGHELEMFAAILPDCTVERTHWLIHGEHRCGYLVEKS; this is translated from the coding sequence ATGGCCACTACCCAGCAGTCCACAACTAAGCAAGATATTTTAGAGTATCTATTAAAACAAGTACAAGCTACATCCTTGAAGCTTGCAGAAGTATTAGATGTCAGTCCCCAAGCTATTCGCCGTCATCTGAAAGATTTGGAGGCTGATAATTTAGTTATATATTTTATACCTGAAAATTCAGGTATGGGTCGTCCCCAGCATCTTTATCAACTCAGTCAACGGGGACGGGAACAATTACAACGAAATTCAACCAGTTTAATTAATGGTTATGGAGAGTTTGCGGTTTCGCTTTTGGATACTTTAGCGGAAACTGTAGGGAGTGAGCAAGTTAAAACGATTTTAAGAAAGCAGTGGGAACGCAAAGCGCAGGAATATTGGGAAAGGGTAGGACATGGTTCTTTGAAAGAACGGGTAGCAAATTTGGTAGAATTGCGAAAAGCAGAAGGTTTCATGGCGGAGTTTCACGCTGTTGATTCTAATATTAATGATGATGAAAAATACGTTTTTATTGAACACACTTGCGCTATTTCTAATGTAGCGGAATCGTTTCCTAGTGTGTGTGGCCATGAGTTAGAAATGTTTGCGGCTATTCTACCAGATTGTACTGTGGAGCGGACTCATTGGTTGATTCATGGTGAACATCGTTGTGGTTATTTGGTGGAAAAAAGTTAG
- a CDS encoding ABC transporter ATP-binding protein, producing the protein MATIEFKQIFKVYSNGYTALKNLSLNIKDGEFLVFVGPSGCGKSTALRILAGLEEISGGKLMIGGEIVNNKTPQERNIAMVFQNYALYPHMTVRENIEFPLKMLKMPKQERQQRVMAAAEKLGLTNLLDNKPKQMSGGQRQRVAMGRAIVRNPSVFLMDEPLSNLDAKMRVQIRTEISQLQRSMGITMVYVTHDQVEAMTMGDRVAVMRGGELQQIAPPQELYDSPANTFVAAFIGSPAMNIFHSQLGKNERGEFTFDFAGQPFIIDPEALDHYQELENYLNQKILIGLRPEAFAYQKTSINQGHKIEVDVETVESLGHEMIIYFYAGVDKIEVEENRDGSAQAGMNKEENRKKSSILIARVATSPEIQGKPKLTLKVDTKKLYFFTKDGQAIV; encoded by the coding sequence ATGGCAACAATAGAATTTAAACAAATTTTCAAAGTCTACTCCAACGGTTACACAGCCCTAAAAAACCTATCCTTAAACATCAAAGATGGAGAATTTTTAGTATTCGTTGGTCCCTCCGGTTGTGGTAAATCAACAGCTTTAAGAATCCTAGCCGGTTTAGAAGAAATTAGTGGCGGTAAACTAATGATTGGTGGAGAAATTGTCAACAACAAAACCCCCCAAGAACGTAACATAGCAATGGTATTTCAAAACTATGCTCTTTACCCTCACATGACAGTTAGGGAGAATATAGAATTTCCTTTAAAAATGCTGAAAATGCCCAAACAAGAACGACAACAACGGGTAATGGCAGCAGCCGAAAAATTAGGTTTAACCAACTTATTAGATAATAAACCCAAACAAATGTCAGGAGGACAACGCCAAAGAGTAGCAATGGGTAGAGCAATTGTGCGTAATCCTTCCGTATTTTTAATGGACGAACCATTATCTAATTTGGATGCCAAAATGCGGGTACAAATTAGAACGGAAATTTCCCAATTACAGCGCAGTATGGGCATCACTATGGTATATGTCACCCATGATCAGGTAGAAGCGATGACAATGGGCGATCGCGTTGCAGTTATGCGCGGTGGTGAACTCCAGCAAATTGCTCCACCCCAGGAACTTTATGACTCTCCTGCAAATACCTTTGTAGCGGCTTTTATTGGTTCTCCAGCTATGAATATTTTCCACAGTCAACTAGGTAAAAATGAAAGAGGTGAGTTTACCTTTGATTTCGCTGGACAACCATTTATCATAGATCCAGAAGCTCTTGATCACTATCAAGAATTAGAAAATTACCTCAATCAGAAAATATTAATTGGTTTGCGTCCAGAAGCCTTTGCTTATCAAAAAACTTCGATAAACCAAGGTCACAAGATAGAGGTAGATGTAGAAACAGTTGAATCCCTTGGTCATGAAATGATCATTTATTTCTATGCTGGGGTAGATAAAATTGAAGTGGAAGAAAACCGCGATGGATCTGCACAAGCAGGGATGAATAAGGAAGAAAATCGGAAAAAATCCTCAATTTTAATTGCTAGAGTCGCAACTTCTCCCGAAATTCAAGGTAAACCGAAATTAACTTTGAAAGTAGATACAAAAAAATTGTATTTCTTTACTAAAGATGGTCAAGCCATTGTCTAA
- a CDS encoding type II toxin-antitoxin system HicB family antitoxin: MTNKTMKNKEFYVVIERDEDGMYIGEVPQLKACYSQGETIDELIKNIKEVIEMCLEELEEELTTEFIGVQKVVLS, encoded by the coding sequence ATGACAAATAAAACCATGAAAAACAAAGAATTTTATGTAGTAATTGAAAGAGATGAAGATGGTATGTATATTGGTGAAGTTCCTCAACTAAAAGCCTGTTATAGTCAAGGAGAAACTATTGATGAACTAATAAAAAATATTAAAGAAGTTATTGAAATGTGTTTAGAAGAACTAGAAGAGGAATTAACCACAGAATTTATTGGTGTGCAAAAAGTAGTATTATCATGA
- a CDS encoding SulP family inorganic anion transporter gives MAISDTLQESKLFRLGRWFSSWRGDLTGGLTAAVVALPLALAFAVASGVEPKAGLYTAIVAGIVAAIFGGSPVQITGPTGAMAVILVGIVAKYGIEKVWIAGVMAGIIQIALGVAKLGQLVKFIPYPVTAGFTNGIAVIIFCGQLNNLFGLKLPRSEHFLPGVWQTLTHVETVNLAAVGLAIVVIATTVLWPRINNTIPGSLVGLVLATGIATCFHLNVPTIGAIPQSLPMPQGIPHWNDVSVIRELINPALALAALGSIESLLSAVVADGMTVSEKHNSDRELIGQGLANMIVPFFGGIPATGAIARTAVNVRSGGKTRLSGVIHGVALAIIVLTLAPLAAQIPLAALAGILMVVSWRMIEWEAIGLLMRATYSDFAVMILTWLVTILFDLVLAVEVGLIAAGALFIKRMSDLSLVKIPETEVFPPGTPLELGKEIAVYRVDGPVFFGAAERFATFLRDEPEVKYLILRLRFVPNMDTTGLVALEDIYHDLQRHNCRLILTGLQLEVKQLLERSGLLETIGLSNCFETTTDAICSISPQIIGCLPRGVTDLKSKELMELND, from the coding sequence ATGGCCATCTCTGATACTCTCCAAGAATCAAAGCTTTTCCGTCTAGGTCGTTGGTTTAGTAGCTGGCGTGGGGATTTGACGGGAGGATTAACCGCAGCAGTAGTAGCATTGCCTTTGGCTTTGGCTTTTGCTGTAGCTAGTGGAGTCGAACCAAAGGCGGGGCTTTATACTGCTATTGTCGCAGGAATTGTGGCGGCTATCTTTGGCGGTTCTCCAGTCCAGATTACCGGACCCACGGGAGCAATGGCCGTGATTTTGGTGGGAATTGTCGCCAAGTACGGGATTGAGAAAGTTTGGATTGCTGGGGTAATGGCGGGAATTATCCAAATTGCTTTGGGAGTAGCCAAACTCGGACAGCTAGTGAAGTTTATTCCCTATCCAGTCACAGCAGGTTTTACTAATGGGATTGCTGTTATTATTTTTTGTGGTCAATTAAATAATTTATTTGGTTTAAAACTACCACGGAGTGAACATTTTTTGCCGGGAGTTTGGCAAACTTTAACTCATGTAGAAACTGTAAATTTGGCAGCAGTGGGACTGGCAATTGTGGTAATTGCGACTACAGTTTTGTGGCCGAGGATTAATAATACAATACCAGGTTCTTTAGTGGGGTTGGTATTAGCAACGGGAATAGCTACTTGTTTTCATCTAAATGTTCCCACAATTGGGGCGATTCCCCAATCTTTACCGATGCCCCAAGGGATTCCCCACTGGAATGATGTTAGTGTGATTCGAGAATTGATTAATCCAGCTTTGGCTTTAGCTGCTTTGGGTAGTATTGAATCTTTATTATCGGCAGTTGTGGCTGATGGTATGACTGTTAGTGAGAAACATAATAGCGATCGCGAATTAATTGGTCAAGGATTAGCAAATATGATTGTCCCATTTTTTGGCGGTATCCCAGCCACAGGGGCAATTGCTCGGACTGCTGTTAATGTCCGTTCTGGCGGTAAAACTCGACTATCAGGAGTAATTCACGGCGTTGCTTTAGCCATTATTGTTCTCACTTTAGCGCCCTTAGCAGCACAGATTCCCCTAGCCGCATTGGCGGGAATTCTCATGGTAGTTAGCTGGCGGATGATTGAGTGGGAAGCCATTGGTTTATTAATGCGGGCTACCTATTCTGACTTTGCGGTGATGATTTTAACTTGGTTGGTAACAATCTTGTTTGACTTAGTTCTCGCTGTAGAAGTAGGATTAATTGCGGCTGGTGCTTTGTTCATCAAACGGATGAGTGATTTAAGTTTGGTGAAAATTCCCGAAACTGAAGTATTTCCCCCCGGTACTCCTCTGGAATTAGGGAAAGAAATTGCTGTTTATCGGGTAGATGGTCCGGTATTTTTTGGGGCTGCGGAAAGGTTTGCTACCTTTCTTAGAGATGAACCAGAAGTAAAATATTTAATTTTGCGGTTACGGTTTGTGCCAAATATGGATACGACTGGGTTAGTAGCATTAGAAGACATTTATCACGATTTGCAACGCCACAATTGCCGTTTAATTCTCACAGGTCTACAACTGGAAGTTAAACAACTACTAGAACGTTCGGGATTATTAGAAACAATTGGTTTATCAAATTGTTTTGAAACAACTACAGATGCTATTTGCTCTATCTCTCCTCAAATTATAGGATGTTTGCCACGTGGAGTCACTGATTTAAAATCAAAAGAATTGATGGAATTAAATGACTGA
- the sufB gene encoding Fe-S cluster assembly protein SufB — MSASVTTLVNQPYKYGFVTDIEADTIPRGLSEDVVRLISAKKNEPEFMLEYRLRAYHQWLKMTEPTWSHVQYPPINYQDIIYYSAPKQKKAKLNSLDEVDPTLLETFAKLGIPLNEQKRLSNVAVDAIFDSVSVATTYKEKLAKDGVIFCSFSEALQEHPELIKKYLGSVVPIADNYFAALNAAVFSDGSFVYIPKGLKCPMELSTYFRINNGDTGQFERTLIVAEEGSYVSYLEGCTAPMYDSNQLHAAVVELVALDNAEIKYSTVQNWYAGDVNGKGGIYNFVTKRGLCQGVNSKISWTQVETGSAITWKYPSCVLIGDNSVGEFYSVALTNNMQQADTGSKMIHVGKNTRSTIISKGISAGKSSNSYRGLVKINPTAKGARNYSQCDSMLIGDNAQANTFPYIQVQNNTGKVEHEASTSKIGEDQLFFFAQRGISSEDAISMMISGFCKDVFNQLPMEFAVEADKLLSLKLEGSVG, encoded by the coding sequence ATGAGCGCATCCGTCACCACCTTAGTCAACCAACCTTACAAGTACGGCTTTGTTACTGATATTGAAGCCGATACTATCCCCCGTGGGTTAAGTGAAGACGTTGTTCGCCTGATTTCCGCCAAAAAGAATGAGCCGGAATTCATGTTGGAGTATCGTCTCCGCGCCTACCACCAATGGCTGAAAATGACAGAACCAACTTGGTCTCATGTCCAATATCCGCCTATTAATTATCAGGATATTATTTATTATTCCGCACCGAAACAAAAGAAAGCCAAACTCAACAGTTTAGATGAAGTTGATCCGACTTTACTGGAAACCTTTGCAAAATTAGGTATTCCTTTAAATGAACAAAAGCGATTATCTAACGTTGCTGTTGATGCGATTTTTGATAGTGTTTCTGTCGCTACTACATATAAAGAAAAACTCGCCAAAGATGGTGTAATATTCTGTTCTTTTTCGGAAGCTCTCCAAGAACACCCAGAACTGATTAAAAAATATTTGGGTAGCGTTGTTCCCATTGCTGATAATTATTTTGCAGCCTTAAATGCGGCGGTATTCAGTGATGGCTCTTTCGTTTATATTCCTAAAGGCTTAAAATGTCCCATGGAATTGTCTACATATTTCCGCATTAACAACGGAGATACAGGACAATTTGAAAGAACATTAATTGTCGCCGAAGAAGGCAGTTATGTTTCTTATTTAGAAGGTTGTACAGCCCCCATGTACGACAGCAACCAATTACACGCTGCGGTTGTCGAATTGGTAGCTTTAGATAATGCCGAAATTAAATATTCTACCGTACAAAACTGGTACGCTGGTGATGTCAATGGTAAAGGCGGAATTTACAACTTTGTGACTAAACGTGGTTTGTGTCAAGGTGTCAATTCTAAGATCTCTTGGACTCAAGTAGAAACAGGTTCAGCTATTACTTGGAAGTATCCTAGTTGTGTGTTGATTGGTGATAATTCTGTCGGTGAATTTTACTCAGTTGCATTAACCAATAATATGCAGCAAGCTGACACTGGTAGTAAGATGATTCACGTTGGTAAAAACACCCGCAGTACCATTATTTCTAAAGGCATTTCTGCTGGTAAATCTAGCAATAGTTACCGGGGTTTGGTGAAGATTAATCCTACTGCTAAGGGCGCAAGAAATTATTCTCAATGTGATTCGATGTTAATTGGGGATAATGCTCAAGCTAATACTTTTCCTTATATTCAAGTTCAGAATAATACGGGTAAGGTTGAGCATGAAGCTTCTACTTCTAAAATTGGTGAAGATCAATTATTCTTTTTTGCTCAACGCGGTATTTCTTCAGAAGATGCTATCTCGATGATGATTAGCGGTTTCTGTAAGGATGTTTTTAATCAGCTTCCTATGGAGTTTGCTGTTGAGGCTGATAAGTTGTTGAGTCTGAAACTAGAAGGTAGTGTTGGTTGA
- a CDS encoding sugar ABC transporter permease codes for MNYLLSQLKNERNTPALFVSPALIGLFLFLGLPFLSAIILSFTNLRLGSPLPLEFLGLEQYHRILKDPAFLRALLNNGIFALVIVPLQTAIALGLAILLNQPLKGMAIFRTFFFMPVVFPMSLVSVVWILIYAPNADGMMNSFMELLTWGFWEAKDFLRDSWLALPSIILLSMWQGVGFQMVIILAGLQSIPENLYEAAAIDGSNKLNQFIYITLPQLRNTLIFVMLVTSILAFRLFDQIKIMTQGGPNEATTTVMYEAVKAAFEQQKMAKGAAMTVVFFVVVLAITIIQRIVVKQERAID; via the coding sequence ATGAATTACTTATTGTCCCAATTAAAAAATGAACGAAATACACCTGCTTTATTTGTCTCTCCGGCTTTAATTGGACTCTTTTTATTTTTGGGATTGCCATTTTTATCAGCAATCATCTTATCCTTTACAAATTTGCGTCTTGGTTCTCCACTGCCTTTAGAATTTTTAGGTTTAGAACAATATCACCGCATTCTTAAAGATCCAGCATTTTTACGAGCATTATTGAATAATGGCATTTTTGCCCTAGTGATAGTACCTTTACAAACAGCGATTGCTTTAGGACTAGCCATATTATTAAATCAACCATTAAAAGGCATGGCAATTTTCAGAACATTCTTTTTCATGCCCGTTGTCTTTCCCATGTCTTTAGTTTCAGTGGTTTGGATATTAATTTATGCCCCCAATGCTGATGGAATGATGAACTCTTTTATGGAGTTATTAACATGGGGATTTTGGGAAGCAAAGGACTTTCTGCGTGATTCTTGGTTAGCTTTACCCTCCATTATCCTGTTATCTATGTGGCAGGGTGTCGGCTTTCAAATGGTGATTATTCTCGCGGGTTTACAGTCAATTCCTGAAAATTTATATGAAGCTGCGGCTATTGATGGTAGTAATAAATTGAATCAATTTATTTATATCACCTTACCTCAATTACGAAATACTTTGATTTTTGTGATGTTAGTGACTTCAATTTTGGCTTTTAGACTATTTGATCAAATTAAAATTATGACTCAAGGCGGTCCAAATGAGGCAACCACAACGGTAATGTATGAAGCGGTAAAAGCTGCTTTTGAACAGCAAAAAATGGCTAAGGGTGCAGCAATGACTGTGGTATTTTTTGTGGTGGTCTTGGCAATTACTATTATTCAAAGAATTGTGGTGAAACAGGAAAGAGCTATTGATTAA